In the Quercus lobata isolate SW786 chromosome 5, ValleyOak3.0 Primary Assembly, whole genome shotgun sequence genome, one interval contains:
- the LOC115992798 gene encoding uncharacterized protein LOC115992798 yields MNFPHRRSSCSIVLDGKLYVFDGLSSEFSENCGISDTWESLPSPPLPLPVPPFSVRMYAALESKQQIVVALLCDPKLKTLFTYNISNRCWTKLAHHFDVQPEYPLSFYRSPVAVGNTLYWGSVRFDRGYDDIRIHAHAYDLDRDKWLHGSFNIFCRGVKSPILLEDELLVDKAHTPPLLHLADQKFCIFLHSTNRKHTFHHNKEGIKHDYLNCLILEISLPIFDHDKDKDNSTDLDHSSILCISIVSIHKFPFHDNLSFHDSLLLDQTKVVK; encoded by the coding sequence ATGAATTTTCCTCATAGACGCTCCTCTTGCTCCATCGTCCTCGACGGTAAGTTATATGTGTTTGATGGTTTATCGTCTGAGTTTTCTGAAAATTGTGGCATCTCAGATACATGGGAGTCCTTGCCCAgtcctcctcttcctcttcctgtTCCTCCTTTTTCTGTTCGCATGTATGCCGCTCTTGAATCTAAACAACAGATTGTTGTAGCTTTACTTTGTGATCCCAAATTGAAGACATTATTTACTTACAACATCAGCAATCGATGTTGGACAAAACTTGCGCATCACTTCGATGTACAACCTGAGTATCCTTTATCATTTTATAGAAGTCCTGTAGCTGTTGGTAATACTCTCTATTGGGGTTCTGTTCGCTTCGATAGAGGCTATGATGATATCCGTATACATGCACATGCTTACGATTTAGATAGGGATAAGTGGCTCCACGGCTCTTTCAACATTTTTTGCCGTGGCGTCAAGAGCCCAATTCTTCTTGAGGATGAACTTCTGGTAGATAAAGCCCATACACCACCTTTGCTCCATTTAGCTGATCAGAAATTCTGCATTTTCCTCCACTCTACCAACCGCAAACACACTTTCCACCACAATAAGGAAGGCATTAAGCATGATTATCTCAATTGTCTCATACTTGAAATTTCTCTACCAATATTCGATCATGACAAGGATAAGGACAATAGTACGGACCTCGACCATTCCTCGATATTGTGTATTTCCATTG